TACTCGGCCTTCAAGTTCTTCCTCTACACGCTGACGGGCTCGGTGCTGATGCTGCTCGCCATCCTCGCGATCTTCTTCGAGACCGGGACCACCGACGTGCCGACGCTGATGCAGGCGCATCTGCCGTCGGGCATGCAGAACTGGCTGTGGCTCGCCTTCTTCGCCTCCTTCGCGGTCAAGGTGCCGATGTGGCCGGTCCACACCTGGCTGCCGGACGCCCACGTCGAGGCGCCGACGGCGGGCAGCGTCATTCTGGCCGGTATCCTCCTGAAGATGGGGACCTACGGATTCGTCCGGTTCGTGCTGCCGCTTCTGCCCGAGGCGAGCCAGATATTCGTGCCCTTCATGGTGCTGCTCTCGATCATCGGGATCATCTACGGCGCGCTGGTGGCGATGGCGCAGACCGACGTGAAGAAGCTGGTGGCGTACTCCTCGGTGAGCCATCTGGGCTTCGTGATGCTGGGCGTCTTCGCCCTGAACCAGCAGGGTGTTCTCGGCGGCCAGCTCCAGATGATCAACCACGGGATCAGCACCGGGGCGCTCTTCCTTCTGGTCGGAATGGTCTACGAGCGGCGGCACACGCGGGAGATTTCCGAGTTTGGCGGCCTCTCGAAGCAGGTTCCGGTCTATACGGTGCTGTTCGCCATCACCATGCTGAGCAGCATCGGATTGCCGGGGCTGAACGGCTTCGTCGGGGAATTTTTGATCCTTCTCGGCGCCTTCAAGGCGAGTTATGTATATGCAGCTTTCGCGGTCATCGGCATCGTGCTGGGGGCAGCCTACATGCTCTGGCTGTTCCAGCGGATGTTCTTCGGTGAGCTGAGCAACCCCGAGAACCAAAAGCTCACCGACTGCAACCGGCGCGAAGTGCTCTACATGCTGCCCATGATCGCGCTGATGTTCTGGATCGGCCTTTATCCGAAGCCGTTCCTGAGCCGGATGGAAGCGAGCGTGGACAAGGTGGTGAAGATGGTGAACGTGGCCGGTTCGCCGGACGCTCGCCGGGTGGCCGCCCTCCCGGGCCGCGGCGGGAAAAACTAGGGACGCCGGAGAGAGGCGACGAAGGAGCTTTCTGCGATGCCGATTGTGATCCCCGACATTTCATTGTCCCTGGCGGCGCCCGAGATCGGCATGGTCATCCTGATTTGTGCGGTTCTGGTGACCGATTTCTTCGTGTCGCTGGAAAACAAGGCGCTGCTCGGCGTGATCAGCTTTGCCGGCGTGGTGGTTCTCGCCCTGGTGACGTTTTCCCAGTGGGGGGAGGGGGCACGAACCACATTCAGCGGCTTCTATGTGGCGGACAATTTCAGTATATTCATCAAGGTGGTCATTCTCGTGACCACGGCGATCTCGATTCTCCTTTCGCTCCAGTACGTCAAGATCGAAAAAATAAATTTCGGCGAATTCTACGAGATGCTTCTGTTCTCGGTGTTCGGGATGCTGGTGCTGGTTTCGGCCAACGATCTGCTCTCGATTTTCCTGGGCATCGAAACGATGAGCATCAGCATCTACGTGCTGGTGGCGTTCATTCGGCACGACCCGCTCAGCCGCGAGGCCGGACTGAAGTATTTCCTGATGGGCGCGTTCGCCACGGGAATCCTTCTCTACGGCATGGCGGTGGTCTACGGCCTGACGGGCACCACCGGGATTCCCGGGATCGCGAAGGCATTTTCGAGCGGCCGCGTCGGCGTATCGGACCCGGTGACGATCTTCGCGCTGATCCTGCTGGTGGCGGGTCTGGGCTTCAAGCTTGCGCTGGTTCCCTTCCACATGTGGCTGCCGGACGCCTACACCGGCGCGCCCACTTCCATTACGGCGTTCATGTCGGTGGCGGTGAAGCTGGCGACCTTCAGCGCGCTGATGCGCCTTTTCTTCGTGGGCTTCGAGGCCTCGGCCGAGAAGTGGAACATCCTGCTCTGGCTGCTGGCGGCATTCACGATGGTCTGGGGCAACGTGGCCGCCATCGTCCAAACCAGCCTGAAGCGCATGCTGGCCTATTCGAGCATCGCCCATGCGGGATACGCCCTGGTCGGGGTGGTGGCGAGCCTGAGCGTTGTGGACGGTAAAATCGCGTTCAGCCAGCTGGGTATCAGCTCGGTGCTCTTTTACATGGTCGTCTACATGTTCACGAACCTGGGCGCTTTCGGGATGCTCATCCTCTTGTGCCGGGACGGATGGCGGGGCGACAACATCGAAGACTGGAAAGGAATCGGCCAGGATCATCCCTGGGCGGGTTTGGCGTTTGTCGTGTTTCTACTCTCGCTGGCGGGGATTCCGCCCACGGCGGGCTTTGTCGGAAAGCTGTATGTTTTCGCCGCCGCGGTGGATAACGGCTACTACATGCTGGCGGTCATCGGCGTGCTGGCGAGTGCCGTCTCGATGTACTACTACGGTCGGGTTATCATGACGATATTTATGGAGACCCGGGGGAGCGGGCAGCCGAAGGTGGAGTTCTCCAACGCCCCATCGCTTTTCTTCACCCTCGTCATTCTCGTGGTGGCCACGCTTCTGTTCGGCCTCTTCCCGGGAGGGATCCTCGAGGCGGCAAAAGATTCGGTCTCCGGCATCCTCTAGGCGCGGGCCCTTTTCCTCCATTTCAAAAGCGCCTGGCAATCCGCAAATTTCCGGCTTTTTCCCCAATGAACTGGACTTTTTGCCTCACCGCCCGGCGGACAAGAAGGGTTGTCTTTGAGACAGATGAGACAGTCGTTTGAGACGGTACCCCCCGATTTTCCTCGAAAATGCCAGAATGTCACAAATGGATAGAATTTTCCCGAAATCGCGTTAAAATACTGTCGATCTTCCGTCACCTCAAATCCCGGACATGGTGGGTCCCGCTATGATGAATACTTTTAAATCATTGTTTTCATTGGGCAAGTTATTTTTTTTATGTTTTTTCCACCGTCGATCTGATTTTGGAATGAAATGTGCTTTTAATCGGGGTGTTATAGGAACAGCCCATTGAGCCGATAGAAAGGGTAAGACCTTTTTAACAGCTGTGCGACAGAAAATTCTGGGCCGGGCAGTTTCCCGGTGAAAGGATAAGAAAACCCTCACAAGGAGACTCTTGTAGGAGTCTCTCCCCCCGGTGGCCGGTAAAGGGATCCCCCAATGCCGTTTCACTGAAATCCCGCCACTGAGATTTTGCCGGGTAAGTTGGGCAAAATCCCTTCCTTTAGGGCGTATCTCTTAAGAGATACGCCCTTTTCTTTTGAAAACGCTTCAGGGGATGAGTCGTTCAATCAGGGGGATGGCGTCCGCGAGCCGCCCGACGCGGTAGTCGCAGGGCTCTGAGGAATCCCCGGAAAGATGAACGGCCATCATCCCGGCCTCGCGGGCGGCCATCATGTCGTACCTCCCGTCGCCGATGACGATGCACCGGGCGGGAGGGACGCGGATCGCCTTCGCGCCCTCGAGGACAAGGCGCGGATTGGGCTTCCAGCAGCCGATATCGCGGGTGATGATCGCCTCGATTTCCAGTCCCATCCGGTCCAACATCACGGCCACGTGACGCATGGCGTTGTTGGTCACCACGGCGAACGGGGTGTTCCGGGAGCGGAGAAAGCCGAGCAGCTCGCGGGCGCCCTCGTTGACCTCGGCGCGCCGGGCGGCTTCCCGCTCATGGCGTTCCAGTATCTCGAAAACGCGGGCGGCTTCGGCCTCGGGCGCCTCGGCCATGTAGTCCAGGATCGAGATGTCGTCCGATAAGAATCGCATCTCATTTGTCATGGCGGGCCAGTCGAAAAAAGATTTGGTCAGCGTACCGTCGAAATCGAGAAGTACGCCCCCGTAGGATGCCGGCTTCATGCGAGTGCCCTCCCGATTTCATCCGAGTCAAAGCGCGGAAGGGGGGCCTCTGTGCCGTCGCGCTTCTTGAGGATCCGCCCCGAAGCCTTCG
This DNA window, taken from bacterium, encodes the following:
- a CDS encoding HAD-IA family hydrolase → MKPASYGGVLLDFDGTLTKSFFDWPAMTNEMRFLSDDISILDYMAEAPEAEAARVFEILERHEREAARRAEVNEGARELLGFLRSRNTPFAVVTNNAMRHVAVMLDRMGLEIEAIITRDIGCWKPNPRLVLEGAKAIRVPPARCIVIGDGRYDMMAAREAGMMAVHLSGDSSEPCDYRVGRLADAIPLIERLIP
- a CDS encoding NADH-quinone oxidoreductase subunit N, with amino-acid sequence MPIVIPDISLSLAAPEIGMVILICAVLVTDFFVSLENKALLGVISFAGVVVLALVTFSQWGEGARTTFSGFYVADNFSIFIKVVILVTTAISILLSLQYVKIEKINFGEFYEMLLFSVFGMLVLVSANDLLSIFLGIETMSISIYVLVAFIRHDPLSREAGLKYFLMGAFATGILLYGMAVVYGLTGTTGIPGIAKAFSSGRVGVSDPVTIFALILLVAGLGFKLALVPFHMWLPDAYTGAPTSITAFMSVAVKLATFSALMRLFFVGFEASAEKWNILLWLLAAFTMVWGNVAAIVQTSLKRMLAYSSIAHAGYALVGVVASLSVVDGKIAFSQLGISSVLFYMVVYMFTNLGAFGMLILLCRDGWRGDNIEDWKGIGQDHPWAGLAFVVFLLSLAGIPPTAGFVGKLYVFAAAVDNGYYMLAVIGVLASAVSMYYYGRVIMTIFMETRGSGQPKVEFSNAPSLFFTLVILVVATLLFGLFPGGILEAAKDSVSGIL
- a CDS encoding NADH-quinone oxidoreductase subunit M, whose translation is YSAFKFFLYTLTGSVLMLLAILAIFFETGTTDVPTLMQAHLPSGMQNWLWLAFFASFAVKVPMWPVHTWLPDAHVEAPTAGSVILAGILLKMGTYGFVRFVLPLLPEASQIFVPFMVLLSIIGIIYGALVAMAQTDVKKLVAYSSVSHLGFVMLGVFALNQQGVLGGQLQMINHGISTGALFLLVGMVYERRHTREISEFGGLSKQVPVYTVLFAITMLSSIGLPGLNGFVGEFLILLGAFKASYVYAAFAVIGIVLGAAYMLWLFQRMFFGELSNPENQKLTDCNRREVLYMLPMIALMFWIGLYPKPFLSRMEASVDKVVKMVNVAGSPDARRVAALPGRGGKN